CCATATTTTTAGATCTTCAAACCTAAACTGTCCCATAAAATAATCCTACCTCCCTACTCTCCACTCGGTGTTCTCCGCTCTGTGCTCCATGCCCTATGCCCTATGCCCCTCCGGCACCACCATCTCGGGGGAATCGGTCCAGGGCAGCGGGAAGGCGCTCTTCTGCCAGTCCTTGCGCTCATCACCGATTTTAGCGAATTCGTCTTCTTTTCCATCCACCAACACACCGGAAAATTTATAGCGCGAATCCTCCCCGGTCAGACGGACATGGCGTCGTCCATTGTAAGACACAAGAATGCGCGGCGTGGCGTAGTCGATCTGGCGGATTTTGGGCATGTTTTCGGGGGGATCTCGGATCTCGGATCTCGGATCTCGGATCTCGGATCTCGGATCTCGGATTGAGCTTAAGACCTAATTCAGGCGGTCAACCAGAATTTCCAATCCCGCATCCCGCATCCCGCATCCCGCATCCCGTATCCCGTATCCCACATCGCGAGTTGCAATCAGCGCAAAGCCGGTTATCCCGTCAATCATGCCTAAAGTTATCTTCCAAAAATCCGACGTCACCGCCGAATGGACGGGTGACGAAGAAAGCATTCTCGAACTGGCCGAAGCCAACGACCTCGACCTGGACTACGGTTGCCGCATGGGCAACTGCACAGCCTGCCAGCAAAAAGTGGTTTCCGGGGAAGTCGAATACCCCAACGGCCACACCGGCGAGCCGGAAGAAGGGAACGAGCTGATGTGCTGCTCCCAGCCGAAAGGCGACGCCGACGTCGTCATCGACGCCTAGGTCGGTGGCCTCGCTGGTCACAGCGGGGGCGATGCCTTTCGAGCTTTCCCCTCGTCTCGATCCAACCCCAAAACCGAGTTTTGAGGCTACATGGCCTTTGTGGCCTCGTTCGTGAGAGTGGGGTCGGACATTGCGAACCTTTTCCTCGTCTCGATCCTACCCAAAAAACCGAGTTTTGAGGCTACGAGGCCTTTGCTACATTCAATGCCCGGCTCAATCGGCCTGAGACGTCCGATAAGCCAAGAAGC
This DNA window, taken from Coraliomargarita sinensis, encodes the following:
- a CDS encoding 2Fe-2S iron-sulfur cluster-binding protein; the protein is MPKVIFQKSDVTAEWTGDEESILELAEANDLDLDYGCRMGNCTACQQKVVSGEVEYPNGHTGEPEEGNELMCCSQPKGDADVVIDA